One genomic window of Etheostoma spectabile isolate EspeVRDwgs_2016 chromosome 5, UIUC_Espe_1.0, whole genome shotgun sequence includes the following:
- the fsta gene encoding follistatin-A isoform X1, with product MFRMLKHHLHPGFFLLFIWLCHLMEHQKVQAGNCWLQQGKNGRCQVLYMPGMSREECCRSGRLGTSWTEEDVPNSTLFRWMIFNGGAPNCIPCKGGETCDNVDCGPGKRCKMNRRSKPRCVCAPDCSNITWKGPVCGSDGKTYKDECALLKAKCKGHPDLDVQYQGKCKKTCRDVLCPGSSTCVVDQTNNAYCVTCNRICPELTSPEQYLCGNDGIMYASACHLRRATCLLGRSIGVAYEGKCIKAKSCEDIHCSIGKKCLWDARMSRGRCSLCDETCPVSRTDEAVCASDNTTYSSECAMKQAACSMGVLLEVKHSGSCNSITEDQEEDEEDEDSDYMAFVHNSSILDG from the exons ATGTTTAGGATGCTGAAACACCACCTTCACCCGGgcttttttctcttgttcataTGGCTTTGTCACCTCATGGAACATCAAAAAGTTCAAG CTGGGAACTGCTGGTTGCAGCAGGGGAAGAACGGGAGGTGCCAGGTGCTCTACATGCCCGGGATGAGCAGGGAGGAGTGCTGTCGGAGTGGAAGACTGGGGACGTCCTGGACCGAGGAGGACGTCCCCAACAGCACGCTCTTTAGGTGGATGATCTTCAATGGCGGAGCTCCCAATTGCATACCTTGCAAAGGTGGAG AAACCTGCGATAATGTTGACTGTGGTCCTGGAAAGAGATGCAAGATGAACAGAAGAAGCAAGCCGCGCTGCGTGTGCGCACCAGACTGCTCCAACATCACCTGGAAAGGACCGGTGTGCGGGTCAGATGGGAAGACCTACAAAGACGAATGCGCATTGCTGAAGGCTAAATGTAAAGGCCACCCAGACCTGGACGTGCAGTACCAGGGAAAGTGCAAGA AAACGTGCCGTGACGTCTTGTGCCCAGGCAGCTCCACTTGCGTCGTGGACCAGACAAATAACGCATATTGTGTGACGTGTAATCGGATTTGCCCCGAACTGACCTCGCCTGAGCAGTACCTGTGTGGAAACGACGGGATCATGTACGCCAGTGCGTGTCACCTGAGAAGAGCTACGTGTCTTCTTGGCAGATCTATTGGAGTGGCATATGAGGGAAAATGCATCA AGGCCAAGTCATGTGAGGACATCCATTGCAGCATAGGGAAAAAGTGTCTGTGGGATGCTCGGATGAGCCGGGGACGCTGCTCGCTGTGTGATGAGACCTGTCCGGTGAGCAGGACAGATGAAGCGGTGTGTGCCAGCGACAACACCACATATTCCAGTGAATGTGCCATGAAGCAAGCTGCTTGTTCAATGGGAGTGCTGCTGGAAGTCAAGCACTCGGGATCTTGCAACt
- the fsta gene encoding follistatin-A isoform X2, translating to MFRMLKHHLHPGFFLLFIWLCHLMEHQKVQAGNCWLQQGKNGRCQVLYMPGMSREECCRSGRLGTSWTEEDVPNSTLFRWMIFNGGAPNCIPCKETCDNVDCGPGKRCKMNRRSKPRCVCAPDCSNITWKGPVCGSDGKTYKDECALLKAKCKGHPDLDVQYQGKCKKTCRDVLCPGSSTCVVDQTNNAYCVTCNRICPELTSPEQYLCGNDGIMYASACHLRRATCLLGRSIGVAYEGKCIKAKSCEDIHCSIGKKCLWDARMSRGRCSLCDETCPVSRTDEAVCASDNTTYSSECAMKQAACSMGVLLEVKHSGSCNSITEDQEEDEEDEDSDYMAFVHNSSILDG from the exons ATGTTTAGGATGCTGAAACACCACCTTCACCCGGgcttttttctcttgttcataTGGCTTTGTCACCTCATGGAACATCAAAAAGTTCAAG CTGGGAACTGCTGGTTGCAGCAGGGGAAGAACGGGAGGTGCCAGGTGCTCTACATGCCCGGGATGAGCAGGGAGGAGTGCTGTCGGAGTGGAAGACTGGGGACGTCCTGGACCGAGGAGGACGTCCCCAACAGCACGCTCTTTAGGTGGATGATCTTCAATGGCGGAGCTCCCAATTGCATACCTTGCAAAG AAACCTGCGATAATGTTGACTGTGGTCCTGGAAAGAGATGCAAGATGAACAGAAGAAGCAAGCCGCGCTGCGTGTGCGCACCAGACTGCTCCAACATCACCTGGAAAGGACCGGTGTGCGGGTCAGATGGGAAGACCTACAAAGACGAATGCGCATTGCTGAAGGCTAAATGTAAAGGCCACCCAGACCTGGACGTGCAGTACCAGGGAAAGTGCAAGA AAACGTGCCGTGACGTCTTGTGCCCAGGCAGCTCCACTTGCGTCGTGGACCAGACAAATAACGCATATTGTGTGACGTGTAATCGGATTTGCCCCGAACTGACCTCGCCTGAGCAGTACCTGTGTGGAAACGACGGGATCATGTACGCCAGTGCGTGTCACCTGAGAAGAGCTACGTGTCTTCTTGGCAGATCTATTGGAGTGGCATATGAGGGAAAATGCATCA AGGCCAAGTCATGTGAGGACATCCATTGCAGCATAGGGAAAAAGTGTCTGTGGGATGCTCGGATGAGCCGGGGACGCTGCTCGCTGTGTGATGAGACCTGTCCGGTGAGCAGGACAGATGAAGCGGTGTGTGCCAGCGACAACACCACATATTCCAGTGAATGTGCCATGAAGCAAGCTGCTTGTTCAATGGGAGTGCTGCTGGAAGTCAAGCACTCGGGATCTTGCAACt